Proteins found in one Syngnathus acus chromosome 9, fSynAcu1.2, whole genome shotgun sequence genomic segment:
- the rasl10a gene encoding ras-like protein family member 10A, with protein sequence MVETLSIAVIGAPGVGKTSIIRQFIYNDFSEVYTPTRSRYVYRPSVILNGSMYELKVLDVPPISSFPSSSSQEWLDLRCRGVRNANAYILVYDICCVESFEYVKMIRQQIVEHREGSSSEVPILVVGNKRDLQRQRFMPRRAVSVLVKKTWKCGYVECSAKFNWHVVLLFKELLGIAVARGLRQNHTSIRLQGALQRNRCTIM encoded by the exons ATGGTGGAGACGCTGAGTATCGCCGTCATCGGTGCTCCCGGAGTGGGCAAAACTTCGATCATTCGCCAGTTCATCTACAACGACTTCTCCGAGGTGTACACGCCGACCCGTTCTAGATATGTGTACCGACCCTCCGTCATCCTCAACGGGAGCATGTACGAACTGAAGGTCCTGGACGTCCCTCCGATCTCCTCCTTTCCGTCCAGCTCCAGTCAG GAGTGGCTGGATTTGCGTTGCAGAGGCGTTCGCAACGCCAACGCCTACATCTTGGTGTACGACATCTGCTGCGTGGAGAGTTTTGAATATGTAAAGATGATCAGGCAGCAGATAGTCGAACACAG GgaaggcagcagcagcgaggTGCCCATACTGGTGGTGGGCAACAAAAGAGACCTGCAGCGTCAGCGCTTCATGCCTCGCAGAGCGGTGTCGGTTCTGGTCAAGAAGACGTGGAAGTGCGGCTATGTGGAATGCTCGGCCAAGTTCAACTGGCACGTGGTACTGCTCTTCAAAGAGCTGCTGGGCATCGCCGTGGCACGGGGCCTGCGTCAGAACCACACCTCCATCCGCCTGCAAGGGGCACTGCAGAGGAACCGCTGCACCATCATGTGA